The Thermocrinis sp. genome has a segment encoding these proteins:
- a CDS encoding sodium:solute symporter family protein — protein MIIFFIVLYMLITLVVGILAGKLLVKNSKDYLLAGRNLPFYMATFVAFATWFGSETVLGASSVMAKEGLWGVISDPFGAALCLVLVGLFFAKPLYRMNLLTFGDFYRVKYGRKAEIVASIMLIASYFGWIGAQMVAIGLMLHITIGIPQSAGIVVGSFVVLLYTFFGGMWAISLTDFIQTVVIVFGLVFVLYEVSNGFSEVVPVVASQPPEYYKFFPSFNLEEILLFISGLITIGLGSIPQQDVFQRVMSSRSERVAVLSSIGAGFMYLTVALIPLLLAIFAKVKYPNLLEVDPQLMLPTMIMEHTSQITKILFFGALLSAIMSTASSAILAPAAILSENLLRPIFNNLPDKYFLWLTRLSVVLITAVSLVFALGGESIFRLVEGSSALSLVSLFVPMVGALYFKVSDQTSAIASMLSGFSVWVVLEYILHYQFALLAGLATSFVSFVLLLLRSKLRKF, from the coding sequence ATGATAATCTTCTTCATAGTCCTATACATGCTTATTACCTTGGTGGTAGGCATACTGGCTGGCAAACTTTTGGTTAAAAACTCAAAGGATTACTTACTTGCCGGCAGAAATCTTCCCTTTTATATGGCAACCTTTGTAGCCTTTGCCACTTGGTTTGGTTCAGAAACCGTTTTGGGTGCCTCTTCTGTAATGGCAAAGGAGGGGCTCTGGGGCGTTATTTCAGATCCTTTTGGTGCAGCGCTTTGTCTTGTTCTCGTGGGCCTTTTCTTTGCCAAACCCCTTTATAGGATGAACCTTCTGACCTTTGGAGATTTCTACAGAGTAAAGTATGGCAGAAAGGCAGAAATAGTAGCAAGTATTATGCTAATAGCCTCTTACTTTGGCTGGATAGGTGCCCAGATGGTTGCCATAGGCCTCATGCTTCACATTACTATCGGGATACCTCAAAGTGCTGGCATAGTGGTTGGTTCTTTTGTGGTGCTTTTATACACCTTTTTTGGAGGAATGTGGGCTATATCTCTGACGGACTTTATACAGACTGTGGTTATAGTTTTTGGCTTGGTCTTTGTGCTTTATGAGGTTTCCAATGGCTTTTCTGAGGTGGTTCCGGTAGTTGCATCCCAGCCTCCCGAATACTACAAGTTTTTCCCAAGCTTTAACTTAGAAGAGATCCTTTTGTTCATAAGCGGGCTTATAACCATAGGGCTTGGTTCCATACCTCAGCAGGATGTATTCCAGAGGGTAATGTCTTCAAGGTCGGAGAGGGTAGCTGTTCTTTCATCCATAGGCGCAGGGTTTATGTATCTGACGGTAGCCCTAATTCCACTGCTCTTAGCCATTTTTGCAAAGGTTAAGTATCCAAACCTGCTTGAGGTGGACCCTCAGCTTATGCTTCCTACCATGATCATGGAGCATACATCCCAGATAACAAAAATCCTGTTCTTTGGAGCTCTGCTTTCTGCTATTATGAGCACCGCAAGCAGTGCGATTTTAGCTCCAGCGGCTATTCTGAGCGAGAATTTACTTAGACCGATCTTTAATAACCTACCAGACAAATATTTTCTGTGGCTAACAAGGCTAAGCGTAGTTCTTATCACAGCTGTATCCTTAGTCTTTGCCCTTGGAGGTGAGTCTATATTTAGGCTTGTGGAAGGCTCTTCAGCTTTGAGCTTGGTCTCTCTTTTTGTCCCAATGGTGGGAGCGCTTTACTTTAAAGTTTCTGATCAGACCTCTGCCATAGCAAGCATGCTCTCTGGCTTCTCTGTTTGGGTGGTTTTGGAGTATATACTTCATTATCAGTTTGCGCTGCTTGCCGGACTTGCCACAAGCTTTGTTAGCTTTGTTCTGCTCCTTTTACGCTCCAAACTTAGAAAGTTTTAA
- a CDS encoding 2,3-bisphosphoglycerate-independent phosphoglycerate mutase, whose amino-acid sequence MLEHLIQKNSSKILLVVLDGIGGLPVKDGKTELEIANTPNLDQLAKESALGMHLPVDYGITPGSGPGHLGIFGYDPVEYQIGRGILEALGLGLTVRETDIAIRGNYATVEYQNGHAIVKDRRAGRIPTEENRRITQKLKESIRFIDDVEVFLEAGMEHRLAIVLRFPQALPENSALINDTDPQKEGRSPLEPIGKNEQSWRVADVVKKFLQRASEVLRDEPKANYILLRGFSQKPKLKSLEERFGLKACAIAVYPMYKGLASLVGMDVIDVPGQSIDDQISVLRELWKDYDFFFLHIKKTDSYGEDGNWEGKVKVIEEFDRKLPQILELKPDVLVITGDHSTPSVLKGHSWHPVPVLLKSPYVLGMTSGRFTERECLRGELGIFPAKKLINLMLAHSLKLSKFGA is encoded by the coding sequence ATGTTGGAACATCTAATACAAAAAAATAGCAGTAAAATTCTTTTGGTCGTTCTTGATGGCATAGGTGGGCTTCCGGTAAAGGATGGAAAAACCGAATTGGAAATAGCTAATACTCCAAATTTGGACCAATTAGCTAAGGAGTCTGCCTTGGGTATGCACCTGCCGGTGGATTATGGGATAACTCCAGGTAGTGGTCCAGGCCATCTGGGAATATTTGGATATGACCCTGTGGAGTATCAGATAGGAAGGGGGATACTGGAAGCTTTGGGACTTGGGCTGACTGTAAGAGAAACAGATATAGCCATAAGGGGCAACTACGCCACTGTAGAATACCAGAATGGGCATGCCATAGTTAAAGACAGAAGGGCAGGAAGGATACCTACAGAAGAGAACAGAAGGATTACACAGAAGTTAAAGGAAAGCATAAGGTTTATAGATGATGTGGAGGTTTTTTTGGAAGCGGGTATGGAGCACAGGTTGGCTATAGTTTTAAGATTTCCTCAAGCCCTTCCAGAAAACAGCGCCCTTATAAACGATACCGATCCACAAAAAGAAGGTAGATCTCCCCTTGAACCAATAGGAAAAAACGAGCAGTCTTGGAGAGTAGCTGATGTGGTAAAAAAGTTTCTGCAAAGGGCTTCGGAAGTCTTAAGGGACGAGCCTAAGGCGAATTACATACTTTTGAGAGGCTTTTCTCAAAAACCTAAGCTCAAAAGCCTTGAGGAAAGGTTTGGACTGAAAGCATGCGCCATAGCGGTCTATCCAATGTACAAGGGATTAGCAAGTTTGGTGGGTATGGATGTGATAGATGTTCCAGGTCAGAGCATAGACGATCAGATAAGCGTGCTGAGAGAGTTATGGAAAGATTATGACTTTTTCTTCTTACACATCAAAAAGACAGACTCCTACGGAGAGGATGGAAACTGGGAGGGTAAGGTTAAGGTCATAGAAGAGTTTGACAGAAAACTACCACAGATTCTTGAACTAAAGCCGGATGTGCTGGTCATAACAGGGGACCACTCCACGCCTTCCGTTCTTAAAGGCCACTCGTGGCATCCTGTGCCAGTTCTTTTAAAGTCTCCCTATGTTCTTGGTATGACTTCCGGCAGATTTACCGAAAGGGAGTGTCTAAGGGGAGAGCTTGGTATCTTTCCAGCGAAGAAACTCATAAACCTTATGCTCGCTCATTCTTTAAAACTTTCTAAGTTTGGAGCGTAA
- the metG gene encoding methionine--tRNA ligase subunit beta, producing MELIGLEDFIKLDIRVARVISAERVEGSEKLLKLRISLGDQERTIVAGIAKHYSPEELLGKKIIVLANLKPRKIFGVDSQGMLLAASDGEHLSILTPEKDVKEGSKVG from the coding sequence ATGGAGCTAATTGGTTTAGAGGATTTCATCAAGCTGGACATAAGGGTGGCAAGGGTTATATCTGCAGAAAGAGTAGAAGGCTCCGAAAAACTTCTCAAACTTAGAATATCCCTTGGAGACCAAGAGAGAACTATAGTGGCTGGCATAGCCAAACACTACTCACCCGAAGAACTTCTGGGAAAGAAAATAATAGTGCTTGCCAACCTAAAACCTAGAAAGATATTCGGCGTAGATTCTCAGGGTATGCTCTTGGCTGCCTCTGACGGAGAGCATCTTTCCATCCTAACACCAGAAAAAGACGTAAAAGAAGGTTCCAAAGTTGGCTAA